A single region of the Jatrophihabitans sp. GAS493 genome encodes:
- a CDS encoding zinc-binding dehydrogenase: MRAAYATTATPDNPLAGLVVGERPDPVALEGWTTVQVKAASLNHHDLWTLRGVGISADRFPMTLGCDAAGIDESTGAEVVVHSVISSEDWSGDETLDPGRSLLSEKHQGSLAERVIVPKRNVVPKPVELSFEEAACLPTAWLTAYRMLFVNSELRPGQTVLVQGASGGVATACITLARAAGIRVWATARSEAKQARALEIGAHASFASGARLPEKVDAVMETIGEATWGHSTRSLRPGGRIVISGATTGSNPPADLSRIFFLQLQVVGSTMGTKQELHDLVGFMRATGIRPLIDRVIPLEQIADGLAAMESGDLVGKIVITL; this comes from the coding sequence ATGCGAGCTGCCTACGCCACCACGGCCACACCCGACAACCCTCTCGCCGGTCTCGTCGTTGGAGAACGGCCGGATCCGGTCGCCCTGGAGGGGTGGACGACGGTACAGGTGAAGGCGGCCAGCCTGAACCACCATGACCTCTGGACGCTGCGCGGCGTCGGGATCAGCGCCGACCGCTTCCCGATGACCCTCGGCTGTGACGCCGCCGGAATCGACGAGTCGACCGGGGCGGAGGTGGTGGTGCACAGCGTCATCAGCTCCGAGGACTGGAGCGGTGACGAGACCCTCGACCCGGGCCGATCGCTGCTGTCGGAGAAGCATCAGGGCAGCCTGGCCGAACGCGTGATCGTCCCGAAGCGCAACGTGGTGCCGAAACCGGTCGAGCTCTCCTTCGAGGAGGCGGCCTGCCTGCCGACCGCGTGGCTCACCGCGTACCGGATGCTCTTCGTCAACTCCGAGCTGCGCCCCGGTCAGACCGTGCTCGTCCAGGGGGCGTCGGGCGGTGTGGCGACAGCCTGCATCACGCTGGCCCGGGCGGCCGGAATCCGGGTCTGGGCGACGGCCCGAAGCGAGGCCAAGCAGGCCCGGGCTCTGGAGATCGGCGCTCATGCCAGTTTCGCCTCCGGGGCACGGCTGCCGGAGAAGGTCGACGCGGTGATGGAGACGATCGGCGAGGCGACCTGGGGGCACTCGACCCGCTCCCTGCGTCCCGGCGGGCGCATCGTCATCTCGGGTGCGACGACGGGCTCCAACCCGCCGGCCGACCTCTCCCGCATCTTCTTCCTGCAGCTGCAGGTGGTCGGCTCGACGATGGGGACCAAGCAGGAACTGCACGACCTGGTCGGTTTCATGCGCGCCACCGGGATCCGCCCGCTCATCGACCGGGTGATCCCGCTGGAGCAGATCGCCGATGGTCTGGCCGCCATGGAGTCCGGCGACCTGGTCGGCAAGATCGTCATCACTCTCTAG
- a CDS encoding YbaK/EbsC family protein: protein MVGPGNLSWQGISSELVADPVAAAVSGWSRGADVLVAPIDPDLADTAAFCEKYQVELADSANCVVIAGRRGESTRYAACVVLATTRADVNGVVRRRLDARKASFAPMADAVALSGMEFGGITPIGLPAEWPILIDAAVLEREVVVIGSGLRRSKIALPAAALTDLPGAEVVDGLASAVA from the coding sequence ATGGTCGGTCCCGGGAATCTCAGCTGGCAGGGCATCTCGTCGGAGTTGGTCGCCGATCCAGTGGCGGCCGCGGTCAGCGGCTGGAGCCGGGGCGCCGACGTACTGGTGGCGCCCATCGATCCGGACCTGGCAGACACCGCGGCGTTCTGCGAGAAATACCAGGTCGAACTGGCCGACTCGGCGAACTGTGTCGTGATCGCCGGCCGCCGCGGGGAGAGCACCCGCTACGCGGCCTGCGTGGTGCTGGCCACAACCCGGGCCGACGTGAACGGCGTCGTTCGTCGTCGCCTAGACGCCCGGAAGGCCTCCTTCGCGCCCATGGCCGACGCGGTGGCGCTCTCGGGGATGGAGTTCGGCGGGATCACCCCGATCGGCCTCCCTGCCGAATGGCCCATCCTCATCGACGCCGCAGTACTGGAACGCGAGGTCGTGGTGATCGGCAGCGGTCTGCGCCGCTCCAAGATCGCGCTTCCGGCGGCGGCACTCACCGACCTGCCCGGCGCGGAAGTCGTCGATGGGCTGGCCTCCGCAGTGGCGTAG
- the hemW gene encoding radical SAM family heme chaperone HemW yields MAVQPQGDTPPRDGRLPRESLQNLRITPFGVYVHIPFCQTRCGYCDFNTYTAAELGPGVSRGSYADTVLSELRLARQVLDGNLPAVSTVFFGGGTPTLLPAEHLGLILREIDELFGLVPDAEVTTEANPESVTPKYFEKLREAGFTRVSLGMQSAVPKVLEVLDRKHRSGRPEEAVAEARAAGFEHVNLDLIYGAPYETDADWQASLDAAIGADPDHISAYSLIVEEGTALARQIAQGVVPAPDDDAMADRYLQADQAMAAAGYHWYEVSNWAKNADAICRHNILYWRDANWWGVGPGAHSHIDGVRWWNVKHPVRYSSMLETGGSPAIGRETLDAAARHTEKIMLGVRLGEGLSMLDLDEQAQQKVPQLVSWGLVETKYFDAGRVVLTQRGRLMADAVVRELTP; encoded by the coding sequence ATGGCTGTGCAACCCCAAGGCGACACACCCCCCAGGGACGGACGATTGCCCCGCGAGTCGCTGCAGAACCTGCGGATCACCCCGTTCGGCGTCTACGTCCATATCCCGTTCTGTCAGACTCGCTGCGGCTACTGCGACTTCAACACCTACACCGCGGCCGAACTCGGCCCCGGCGTCAGCCGGGGCAGCTACGCCGACACCGTGCTCTCCGAACTGCGACTGGCGCGGCAGGTGCTGGACGGAAATCTGCCGGCCGTCTCAACGGTCTTCTTCGGCGGTGGCACGCCGACGCTGCTGCCGGCCGAACACCTCGGGTTGATCCTGCGCGAGATCGACGAGCTCTTCGGGCTGGTTCCCGACGCCGAGGTCACCACCGAAGCGAACCCGGAGTCGGTCACGCCGAAATACTTCGAGAAGCTACGGGAAGCAGGATTCACCCGTGTTTCATTGGGGATGCAGTCGGCCGTACCCAAGGTGCTCGAGGTACTGGACCGCAAGCACCGCTCGGGGCGCCCGGAGGAGGCGGTCGCCGAAGCGCGGGCCGCCGGCTTCGAGCACGTGAACCTCGACCTCATCTATGGCGCGCCGTATGAGACCGACGCCGACTGGCAGGCCAGCCTGGACGCGGCCATCGGGGCCGACCCGGACCACATCAGCGCGTACTCCCTCATCGTCGAGGAGGGGACGGCACTGGCCCGCCAGATCGCTCAGGGGGTGGTCCCAGCCCCGGACGACGACGCCATGGCCGACCGGTACCTACAGGCCGATCAGGCGATGGCCGCCGCCGGCTACCACTGGTACGAGGTATCCAACTGGGCCAAGAACGCCGACGCGATCTGCCGGCACAACATCCTCTACTGGCGCGACGCCAACTGGTGGGGCGTGGGCCCGGGTGCGCACAGCCACATCGACGGGGTGCGTTGGTGGAACGTCAAGCATCCGGTGCGCTACAGCTCGATGCTGGAGACCGGTGGCAGTCCGGCCATCGGGCGCGAGACGCTCGACGCCGCCGCTCGCCATACCGAGAAGATCATGCTCGGCGTCCGGCTCGGTGAGGGACTGTCGATGCTGGATCTCGATGAACAGGCGCAGCAGAAGGTGCCGCAGCTCGTCTCGTGGGGGCTGGTCGAGACCAAGTACTTCGATGCCGGGCGGGTCGTGCTGACCCAGCGCGGCCGGCTGATGGCCGACGCCGTCGTGCGGGAGCTGACGCCCTGA
- the lepA gene encoding translation elongation factor 4 codes for MSAPSGPTGSDRNTGSGTDRNRTDPAIIRNFCIIAHIDHGKSTLADRMLQLTGVVDARQMRAQYLDRMDIERERGITIKSQNVRMPWTSRLDGVEYVLDMIDTPGHVDFSYEVSRSLAACEGAVLLVDAAQGIEAQTLANLYMALENDLQIIPVLNKIDLPAAQPDRYAEEIAHIIGCDPDDVLRVSAKTGLGVEDLLDVICTQVPAPIGEADSPPRAMIFDSVYDIYRGVITYIRVIDGEILPRQRIKMMSNGVTHELLEVGVISPEPKPTQGLSVGEVGYLITGVKDVRQSRVGDTVTTANKPATESLGGYRDPRPMVYSGLYPLDGSDYPLLRDALDKLQLNDAALVYEPESSAALGFGFRCGFLGLLHLEIVRERLEREFDLDLISTAPNVVYRVVLEDKQGEYIVTNPSDWPAGRKIAEIWEPVAKAMIIAPSEYIGAIMELCQGKRGILQGMDYLSETRVELRYTLPMGEIIFDFFDSLKSRTRGYASLDYEVAGEQLGDLVKVDILLQGEAVDAFSAIVHKDKAYGYGTSMTSKLRELIPRQQFEVPIQAAVGARIIARESIRAIRKDVLAKCYGGDITRKRKLLEKQKEGKKRMKMVGRVEVPQEAFIAALSTGETGDTAKK; via the coding sequence CACCGGCAGCGGCACCGACCGGAACCGCACCGATCCGGCCATCATCCGTAACTTCTGCATCATCGCCCACATCGACCACGGCAAGTCGACGCTGGCCGACCGGATGCTGCAGTTGACCGGTGTCGTCGACGCGCGGCAGATGCGGGCCCAGTACCTCGACCGGATGGACATCGAGCGCGAGCGCGGCATCACCATCAAGTCGCAGAACGTCCGGATGCCCTGGACCTCCCGTCTGGACGGCGTCGAGTACGTCCTCGACATGATCGACACCCCGGGCCACGTCGACTTCAGCTACGAGGTCTCCCGTTCGCTGGCCGCCTGCGAGGGTGCCGTGCTGCTGGTCGACGCTGCGCAGGGCATTGAGGCGCAGACGCTGGCCAACCTGTACATGGCACTGGAGAACGATCTGCAGATCATCCCGGTGCTGAACAAGATCGACCTCCCGGCCGCGCAGCCCGATCGCTACGCCGAGGAGATCGCCCACATCATCGGCTGCGACCCGGACGACGTGCTGCGGGTGAGCGCCAAGACCGGGCTCGGCGTGGAGGATCTGCTCGACGTAATCTGCACCCAGGTCCCGGCCCCGATCGGGGAGGCTGATTCGCCGCCGCGGGCGATGATCTTCGACTCCGTCTATGACATCTACCGCGGCGTCATCACCTACATCCGGGTCATCGACGGGGAGATCCTGCCCCGTCAGCGCATCAAGATGATGTCCAACGGCGTGACCCACGAGCTCCTCGAGGTCGGCGTCATCTCGCCCGAGCCCAAGCCGACCCAGGGACTCAGCGTCGGCGAGGTGGGCTACCTCATCACCGGTGTGAAGGACGTGCGGCAGTCGCGGGTCGGTGACACGGTGACCACGGCGAACAAGCCGGCCACCGAGTCACTCGGCGGCTACCGCGACCCGCGCCCGATGGTCTACTCCGGCCTCTACCCGCTCGACGGCTCGGACTACCCGCTGCTGCGCGACGCGCTGGACAAACTGCAACTCAACGACGCGGCGCTGGTCTACGAACCGGAGTCCTCGGCCGCGCTGGGCTTCGGCTTCCGCTGCGGCTTCCTCGGGCTGCTGCATCTGGAGATCGTCCGGGAGCGGTTGGAGCGCGAGTTCGACCTCGATCTCATCTCGACCGCGCCGAACGTGGTCTACCGGGTCGTGCTGGAGGACAAGCAGGGCGAGTACATCGTCACCAACCCCTCCGACTGGCCGGCCGGGCGCAAGATCGCCGAGATCTGGGAGCCGGTGGCAAAGGCGATGATCATCGCGCCCAGCGAATACATCGGCGCGATCATGGAGCTCTGCCAGGGCAAGCGCGGGATTCTGCAGGGGATGGACTACCTCTCCGAGACCCGGGTTGAGCTGCGGTACACGCTGCCGATGGGCGAGATCATCTTCGATTTCTTCGACAGTCTGAAGTCCCGCACCCGCGGTTATGCGTCGCTGGACTACGAGGTGGCCGGCGAACAGCTCGGCGACCTGGTGAAGGTCGACATTCTGCTGCAGGGCGAGGCGGTCGATGCCTTCTCCGCGATCGTGCACAAGGACAAGGCCTACGGCTACGGGACGTCGATGACCTCCAAGCTGCGCGAGCTCATCCCGCGCCAGCAGTTCGAGGTGCCGATCCAGGCGGCCGTCGGGGCCCGCATCATCGCCCGCGAGTCGATCCGGGCGATCCGAAAGGACGTGCTGGCCAAGTGCTACGGCGGTGACATCACCCGTAAGCGCAAGCTGCTGGAGAAGCAGAAGGAGGGGAAGAAGCGGATGAAGATGGTGGGCCGGGTCGAGGTTCCGCAGGAGGCCTTCATCGCCGCCCTCTCAACCGGTGAGACCGGGGACACCGCCAAGAAGTAG
- a CDS encoding ribonuclease domain-containing protein: MTRLRRPQIALILLLAALVIGYTVSAVRHDSSPTTKTTTATPTATAATSKSAAEKHSPAPLSSLPSEAAATVALIQHDGPFPYSQDGVVFNNNEKLLPEQPTGYYHEYTVPTPGSSDRGARRIIHGAGGEYYYTDDHYESFVAVDITS, translated from the coding sequence GTGACTCGTCTCCGCCGGCCGCAGATTGCGCTGATCCTGCTGCTGGCCGCGCTGGTTATCGGGTACACCGTCAGCGCGGTGCGACACGACAGTTCGCCGACGACCAAGACCACGACCGCGACACCGACGGCCACAGCCGCCACGTCGAAGTCGGCGGCTGAGAAGCATTCGCCGGCGCCGCTCTCCTCGCTGCCGAGCGAGGCCGCCGCCACCGTCGCCCTCATCCAGCACGACGGCCCGTTCCCGTACAGCCAGGACGGCGTCGTCTTCAACAACAACGAGAAGCTGCTCCCCGAGCAGCCGACTGGCTACTACCACGAATACACCGTGCCGACGCCCGGCTCGAGTGATCGGGGAGCCCGCCGGATCATCCACGGCGCCGGCGGGGAGTACTACTACACCGACGATCACTACGAGAGCTTCGTTGCGGTGGACATCACCTCATGA
- a CDS encoding barstar family protein: MTGYLRVVAPASDKRAAIGAIYRALQAPEWASPNLDGLADVLRDLSWLPDGPVRLLWQVASELPEQDRAGIERVLRKAQEQSSEGYRPLAVRIEPAGP; this comes from the coding sequence ATGACCGGGTACTTACGCGTCGTTGCGCCGGCCAGTGACAAGCGGGCGGCGATCGGCGCCATCTATCGGGCCTTACAGGCCCCGGAGTGGGCCAGCCCGAATCTCGACGGGCTGGCCGATGTGCTGCGAGACCTGAGCTGGCTTCCGGACGGGCCGGTGCGCCTGCTCTGGCAGGTCGCCTCCGAACTGCCCGAGCAGGATCGAGCCGGCATCGAGCGAGTGCTGCGCAAGGCTCAGGAGCAGAGCAGTGAGGGGTACCGTCCGCTCGCGGTGCGCATCGAACCAGCCGGCCCGTAG
- a CDS encoding TraR/DksA C4-type zinc finger protein has product MIDSENAQQMLEQRRAETIERIGRLADEIASLVAASADSNADDEHDPEGSTIAFERAQAQAFLDEARATVVDLDAALIRLADGDYGRCTSCGATISAARLAARPAARTCIDCATGRR; this is encoded by the coding sequence GTGATCGATTCGGAGAATGCCCAGCAAATGCTGGAGCAGCGTCGAGCCGAGACGATCGAGCGTATAGGGCGGCTGGCCGACGAGATCGCCTCGCTGGTTGCCGCATCGGCCGACAGCAACGCCGACGACGAACACGATCCGGAGGGGTCGACGATCGCCTTCGAACGGGCACAGGCCCAGGCGTTCCTCGACGAGGCACGGGCGACGGTCGTTGACCTCGACGCCGCGTTGATCCGCCTGGCTGACGGGGACTACGGCCGCTGCACGAGCTGCGGCGCGACGATCTCAGCGGCGCGGCTGGCCGCGCGGCCGGCGGCGCGAACCTGCATCGACTGCGCCACCGGGCGACGCTGA